In Dysidea avara chromosome 6, odDysAvar1.4, whole genome shotgun sequence, the genomic stretch cggctattacatcataattggcattactacgcatacttgtagtatccgtGTTAAGTGGACATGTTTTGCACCAGAGAACACGAGGAAGAATAGCTCGAAGAATAGCATGTTATTTCGCTTTAGAatcgtcactgaagtgttagcaaatgattgtctgatggatcaacagttatGAATTAATTTAAAGCAATCACAGACTGTTTCAGGTAGTGACCTTAATTTAATCTCATGTTGTGAGCCAGTATCTGTTTGATGTTATTGTGAACTAAGCAGCTAGTTAGTATTTCACTATCTTGTACTACATGTTGTAGTGATGCTGCAGCCCCTTGATATAACTAATGTTGATAAGAGTAAACACAAGTTCATGGTGCAGTCGATGTATCCACCAGTGGGAGAAGTTAAACTAGAAGAGATATGGAAGAGTGTCAAGAAAGATGAGTTGATGGACTCAAAGTTGAGGTGTGTGTTTGAAGAAGGCAGTGATGATAACTCTACAATCAAACCAACTGATGATGTTCCAGTAGTTCAGCCATCAACTCCCAAACAGGATGATGTCATGATGTCCACTATAGAGGATCTGTCACAAACTAATGCTGGGAACACTCCATCTGCTTCAGTGACTAGTACTACAGCACAAGATTCTGATTTAAACCAGTTGAGAATGAGGAGGGACGACAAGGTGGTCCCCAATCATCATCGTCACCAAACTTGATGTTGGTCGTGCTAATAATATTAGTTGCTCTAGTGATGGGGTACTTCGTTGGTAGACTACTCTAACTAGACTATTTCATTATAATTGCACAACATTTGATGACGGCAAACAGTTTATAGGTAGTATTGTATGTTAGTTGTGCCGTCCTTTGTGATATTAATATTTTGTGGAATATGAATTATAACTTATTAAaaaaaagtaagtgttatttaaggcaacaagtgtgaacgcacttttcgcttgtaggcaacatgcgttcgtgccttgttttctcgagtgatagggtatgctggtagttagtattgtaattgtaagctgcttatgtaggggacaatgttaccagctggaatcacaaggcgttacaagctgatgatgatggcgtgcctagcgtaacctatccaagagcgacttggagacttcaggcggagcaagaagctgttcctgtgtgtgaagaagagaaaacagagctttttgtgtttagaacagcgtttatgacatgttattttgaaaagttggtgattgcggtcaataggaatttgtgtggttattgtatcaataatgttgggcgcacgcaatctttacacatgtttactaaaaataaaactagtttttgagtgatacccgtgaaggcttcaaagtttgtagggagattcgctgataaattctccagaggtctatgtttagattttgtccgtagcgttatggcttcatgagttacggcaccgagaacatgaggttttgaatggtgtagcacacttttagtactaacttaagttctatgtacgctgtgtactaatactaaacatagagttgtgagttataagctgaagtttgttcaacgtggtttccagtgcgctactgcgaaaaatggaggactagtttcgatttaagcgcttcataaagaactacgcatagttataaaatggtataggctagaagaattctgtttggtttgtgttgaagagaaagagaagcacttccaacgcaagtagcatatggattcattttatacattatgtgagtattagcaacaatacaaaaaatgcatgttgtatggcttcaaatagccgcgagcacccttaagtCAGTGGAACAAGCCATAGCATGAGAAGGACAACAGTGACAATACTAATGGATTGGACTTATAGAACATGCAGTGCTCACACCAGCATGCATCCTTTCATGGGACAGAACTCAAAATGAGAATTTTCTCCAAGAAAAAGTTTGATTTAGTAGAATAATTAAGTAGCAAAACATATGAggtggagcaggtcaaagagCCTGGGCAAACTTATAGCAATGAAAGTCACATATGCTAGAtcaagtaatcatttaaagtctctatagttcttgttaggttaggtaatcctaaggctgcagtacatattgctgtcagaccttcagtgctggtcactgtaaagtgttaataatagtaataatatgtAGTTTGAAGCATGCAACTACAAAAGGCAGACAGTGATGGGTGACTTTCTGGGAGCATATAATTCCCACCCAGTATAATTGaccttttttttaatttgaaagCCCTGAGACTATACTTTTTTACttattacaaataaattaacAAGCTACTGCCCGTTAAGAGACAGAAtatgagactgttctattagagtatctcgatcttttgtaaaAGTTTTTCAATTCCCTagcctagctatagctagttcgtATAATATCTCATGTTTGGAAGGAAGGGAGACTACTTGCATGAGTGATGAGTCCTCTTCTACATCAACAAACCAtctttagtgcaaaaataacagtTGCTTGCAGTATCTCccggtcccggttttaccaagaaatctcccgctcccctcccagttttaccaataccccgataacagcgtacctgagtataatttctttgtaataatctgcttgtaatcgcttggtgtttactgatgtgcgaaatactaattgtccacaaaaggctaattgcattactgtaggtcacattgtggttgtaaacaactgtcgggtgtcttaccagtaagacacctgataccaggtttctttgcaaataagagacctccacacatcaaacgaaacgctgcataccattgtctaagtATAGAAAACAGTCTCTAAAAGCTGTAATGCTTGCAAAATCTAAAATAAAGAAATTGTGTGttttacctgtaatttactACATAATCTGACATAATTCTAGACACTGTacaatgtcagattacagaggcgACTTCAAAATCTAACAACCTCTCCCATTGAGCATAGGATTAGAGAGATTTGACTGTACATCAGTTATACAAGCAATATTATTTTATACTTGAATGCCAAACTATACAGTggctattctattagaatagtctCCAACTACCAAAAAAAAATCTATGCATAATTGCATTTAACATACAATATCAATGGTAATATTACCAACCAGTAACAGCCAAAATATTCATGAACATATTATGCGAACAGAAGATGATCAGTTGCATGTAGTCCATAGCTACACACCACAATAATGATAACACAAGATCTGTAAGGACCAACACTAACTTGTACTTGTTATTCACAACAAGTACTGCTATAGACTCTACAAGTAGCGTTCTGTATACAGGATGATTTAAAAATGTAATAAATTACTTCTTCTAACTGTGAAAATTGTCAAGTCATAACCATTCTCCATTATGAGTGATGCACGTAATTGAAATGTATGCTAGTAGAACCTTCTGACCATGAGAAAGGAACTAATCATGTTAATATGAAAAGACACAACATAATACTGAAAATGATTAGACAACTTCAACATTATCACACTATACTGACATAATTCCACACATCTTACAGATGATCAGatacaaaatatttcatacaTGTTGTACATGGAAGAGTTGATGGTCTAGTTCCAGCTGAGGTCATCTCGTTGCAATGTGTTCTGTAGAGATTTCATGTTGTACAAAAGTTTACGATTTTTCTTAGGAGTAGTAGGGCAGGATGACTGTTTTGGTTTAACTGTAGTTATAATTTCTACCTCTCCATCAGCAGGAATGGTGACTGAAGAGCTTCTACAATGAGTGGCAGGTCGTTTGTGCTTATGACGTTTAGACTGAGCTTTAATGATCGTGATGTGTTCACCCTTACTAGTCAGTCTGGCTTCAATCTTATACAATTCATCTTGCAGTTGTGATAGTTCCTCAGCACTGTCGACCCCACTTCGCTCTTGCAACACCCTTGCCAACTCTTGTTGTTCACTACAacaaaacaacaataacaagaGTGTCttcatacatgtacaaaatttcccATGACCCAGCTATACACAGTTGCTCTTACATATCAAATAGTACAGTAGCACTGTTTAAGTGGGGGTTTCCCCAAAAATGATACGCGccgcctaaaatgccacctttaaaaatcatcctagagacatcttacaccacggaaatcacctttatggaatactATTAACCCAtgcatctaacatgaaatacagccttaaaaacaagaaaacacttaccggtgACTGGATAGAGTTTTAAAAAAATCTCCATAgcttgaaatttcgtctcactcactcactcactcacccacccacccacccactgaCCACAGtagcaagcctagagcccaaacaaagcagcgcatggtcaccattttactcTACAACAATGGAATGTGCCCTTTTGGGGGTGTATGCactgtgcaccttgtctttcctttatcttcaatcaggttggttgtcttctttaAACATCGAAACCATacggagacattaattttccgtatcaacacttttctgtagtgtagacaccacaaaattatttcagaaaacacttatgctgctgaaagagcaggGCGCTTGTTGCacatgaaacattaaggctgctgagttgtcactttgaCTTTTGCCATCACCTGGACTGCAATCGACAAAGAGATCTGTTACTTAATAGACGAACAGATACTCGACAGCTTgctcctctgaacacactgactcagccactcagtgctgGACAGCAAGATCAgcgagtgattggatagtatttgagtggaaattgtattacttcatcctgttagtcgagactaagctccagaaaACTGAAAGAGTTTGTTCATTTAAACAACTTCTGGCCCAGGAGAATAGAACGCGGACCTttgtactgagacaggtcatagatctgagcgccactgctactacgatcaaagTAAGCTATACATgctactacgggcctatgtgcttccaattttggcacagtacagCCTGTATGTACTTTAATACGCTGTACAAgaacttaatagctagctcacaagttacactataactagctgtgctacaacaaaacaaactagtatttttttttaaatgttagtTTAGAAATGAAGTTGGGATCTatacaatgaaacaagagatgaatgatggtattacagcatagctcaatgggaaagtccctactttggcacattagctataattttgctcaatgccaaagtagagactttcccatcgagctatgctgtaataccatcattcatctcttgtttcactactttttattgcatagatccctacttcatttttaaattaacattttttaaaaatactactGTATTTATTGGGGCCGTTTATCTACTGTACTACACCACTACACATACCATTGTAGTATGGTGTACTCCTCTTCAAGTTCCCTCAACATACAGGACAAATCTTGTTGAGATATTCCTCCAGTGAAGGAGCTCCTACACACTAGAGGTACTCTACCACACAGTGCTGGACTATGGGTCTTCATCAGTGACAGGATCCTCTGATAGTTAGCAGTGACCGAATGAGACTGACCTGTAGACTATAATGTATAAGAGTAACAAGTTATTCCATATTACAACTTAGAGATAATTTAGGAACAATGAAAAGAAAGAAGTCATTTTTATCTACGTAGCCATTTCAAACCTACATTGTAAGCATACCCACCTCTCTGTTTGGTGGTAGGTCTCTTGATACTGTTTGTGAAAAGATACTTATTTCCAAAAACAGTTATGTAGTTAAGTGGTACATATAACTAGTTATAATACATATGCAATGTGATATCTCAACAGTTGTAAAACAAAACATCAACACAATCACATAGCAGCAGCACAAAGCAGGAAGGTAGAGAACATGTTGGTGTGCATATGTTAATCACATGCAGGGTACATGTACAAATACTAACCGTTCCTACTACAAATGGCACATCTTGGTAGTTGGCTCTGTAGTGTATAGTGGAACAAGTAGTAGAATGTGGTCTGTGTGTGACCTTCTGTGAAGTGTTATAACAATGTGAATGTAAAAACATCATGTGTGAATGTACCTTTTGTCTATGTCTCTTCTTAGCAGGTATTGACAATCTTGGCTTTGATGGAATTGAGTGAGTTTTAGTGTGTTCTACATCATGTGATGACCTCTTGTTAGTGTTGTACTATGAACAATGAATACCAAACATACCATATGTACATACCTAATGTACTACATGTGGGCATACATCTGCGTGTACATGTGTGCCCCCATATGCACCATAAGCACactcacgcacacacatgcacacactaacacTTACTACAAATAGAATAACTACAAACATACTGTACCTGCTCATTACAGTCTTGTAATAGTTTTCTCTGATGTTTCTCCTCTAGTAACTTGTTCTCCATCATCTTCAGCCTCTTCTGTACAATAATTTAGTTgacaaaatcaagacacacgatagtgtgtcgtgcggcccaagaagccggcgcgccacaccgtgagtatattaacaggaagaaagaaaacgcaattttcacacctatgtagctctgtgatcccttatccgattggaaccaaatttgctagagacgtgccgcccagttaggggagtctacataccaaatttgaagaaaatcgctccagccatttccgagatacgagcgaacaaaatttcgttttaatttcttcgtttttcttcttcttcttcttcttcttcttcttcttcttcttcatcttcttcatttcgcacacttcgcaaaattcgccataaaacacgaatgcgtgctcggattgggctgaaatttggtacacttaaagggctcattaaggcggatctccgtaccaactttggtaggaatccgatgaacattcacggagttattaccgattatttgcgtaaaataaggtcgaaggtctgtcacgcctacagggtaaaccccttggaggaatcagttgaaaattgatatgtagatggagcaaccattgtaggagtgcctttttgtggtttgaaaagaatcgggataaagaccatggagatatgacacaaaacccaacctgtgtcaaaattacgcgatcgatttttatgaataaaaaactattagttttcgtgtctaccaggcaaaccgcttagagcaacgagctgaaaatcagtatgtagctggaacaatcatcatagaaagttattgcagtagtacagaagaatcggattacaaatcactgagttatgattcgaaaggaaactacgtgcagcaaatgcgagatcgagatactctaatagaacagtcaccctaataaagcattcagctgcatgtataatttacacagttatattacattgcaagttattctgtagggaattcagctacaaacaagtcaccctgtagtcagatcagctagaagaaggtacctaatagagaattcagctacaaagaagccatcatgtagagagttcagctcaaataaatcatcctgtagagaattcagctacaaacaaattgccctgtagagagatcagctagaagaagttaccttgtagagagttcagttacaaagaaacaatcatgtaaagagtttagctgcaaacaaatcacccagtagaaagttccgctatgaacagatcccactatagagagttcagttagaaacaagtcatcctgtagagagatcagctagaagaagtcacattgtagagagttcagttacgaagaaacaatcatgcaaagagtttagctgcaaacaaatcacccagtagaaagttccgctatgaacagatcacactgtagagagttcagttagaaacaagtcatcctgtagagagatcagctagaagaagttaccttgtagagagttcagttataaagaaacaatcatgcaaacagttcagctgcaaacaaatcacccagtagaaagttccgctatgaacagatcacactgtagagagttcagttagaaacaagtcatcctgtagagagatcagctagaagaagttaccttgtagagagttcagttacaaagaaacaatcatgcaaagagttcagctgcaaacaaatcacccagtagaaagttccgctatgaacagaaaacactgtagagagttaagttagaaacaagtcatcctgtagatagatcagctagaagaagtcactttgtagagagttcagctacaaagaaaccaccatgtaagagagttcatatgcaaacaaatcacctgtagagagttcagctaggaacaagtcaccctgtgcagagatcagctagaaacaagtcaccctgtagagagttcagctagaagaagttacattgtagtgagttcagctacaaagaaactaccatgtagagagttcagctgcaaacaaatcgccctgtagagaattcagctacaaacaaatcaccctgtagaaagatcagctagaagaagttaccttgtagagagttcagctacaaacaaatcaccctgtagagggttcagctagaaacaagtcaccctgtagagagatcagctagaagaagttacattgtagagagttcagctacaaagaaactaccatgaagagagttcagctacaaacaagtcaccctgtagagagttcagctagaagaagttacattgtagagagttcagctacaaagaaactaccatgtagagagttcagctgcaaacaaattgccctgtagagaattcagctacaaacaaatcaccctgtagaaagatcagcttgaagaagttaccttgtagagagttcagctacaaacaaatcaccctgtagagggttcagctacaaacaagtcatcctgtagagaattcagctagaagaagttacattgtagagagttcagctacaaagaaactaccatgtagagagttcagctgcaaacaaatttccctgtagagacaaacaaatcaccctgtagaaagatcagctagaagacgttaccttgtagagaattcagctacaaacaaatcaccctgtagagagttcagctagaagaagttacattgtagagagttcagctacaaagaaactaccatgtagagagttcagcagcaaacaaattgccctgtagagaattcagctacagacaaatcaccttgtagaaagatcagctagaagaagttaccttgtagagagttcagttacaaaaaaatcaccctgtagagagttcagctagaaacaagtcaccctgtagagagatcagctagaaacaagtcaccctgtagagagttcagctagaagaagttaccttgtagagagttcagctacaaacaaatcaccctgtagaaagatcagctagaagaagttaccttgtagagagttcagctacaaacaagtcaccctgtagagagttgagctagaagaagttacattgtagagagttcagctacaaagaaactaccatgtagagagttcagctgcaaacaaatttccctgtagagaattcagctacagacaaatcaccttgtagaaagatcagctagaagaagttaccttgtagagagttcagctacaaacaaatcaccctgtagagagttcagctacaaacaagtcaccatgtagagagttcagctagaagaagttatattgtagagagttcagctacaaagaaactaccatgtagagagttcagctgcaaacaaattgccctgtagagaattcagctacaaacaaatcaccctgtagaaagatcagctagaagaagttaccttgtagagagttcagctacaaacaaatcaccctgtagagagttcagctagaaacaagtcaccctgtagagagatcagctagaagaagttacattgtagagagttcagctacaaagaaactaccatgtagagagttcagcagcaaacaaattgccctgtagagaattcagctacaaacaaatcaccctgtagaaagatcagctagaagaagttaccttgtagagagttcagctagaaacaagtcaccctgtagagagatcagctagaagaagttacattgtagagagttcagctacaaagaaactaccatgtagcgagttcagctacaaagaaactaccatgtagagagttcagctgcaaacaaattgccctgtagagaattcagctacaaacaaatcaccctgtagaaagatcagctagaagaagttgccttgtagagagttcagctacaaacaaatcaccctgtagagagttcagctagaaacaagttacactgtagagagttcagctagaagaagtcacattgtagagagttcagctacaaagtaactaccatgtagagagttcagcagcaaacaaattgccctgtagagaattcagctacaaacaaatcaccctgtagaaagatcagctagaagaagttaccttgtagagagttcagctagaaacaaatcaccctgttgagagttcagctagaaacaagccacccgtagagagttcagctagaagaagttacattgtagagagttcagcagtttagctgcaaacaaatcgccctgtagagaattcagctacaaacaaatcaccctgtagaaagatcacctagaagaaattaccttgtagagagttcagctacaaacaaatcaccctgtagagagttcagctacaaacaagtcatccggtagagagatcagctagaaggatcaccttgcagagaggtcagctacaaagaaatcaccctgcttcatcttttcttcttcctgtagtaaagaaaaaatggcaggttaaaaagccctaaagccggccacaggccggctttggggtatacaaatacaaaaagaagtgaaatctaatccaaaacagccaagctgtaaaaaaagagtgcggccctgagaaaggctatggtgaaaaaagatgtgaaatccaaggtggcggccaagaaatggctgtgatggtaggttaatggtaaaaattttaataacaacaattcaggtgaatttggtgccgcttggtcttggcacaaaattcacttgaattgtcgttattaaaatttttaccattaacctaccatcacagccatttcttggccgccaccttggatttcacatcttttttcaccatagcctttctcagggccgcactctttttttacagcttggctgttttggattagataataatacaACTTCTCCTTATAGGCTTGGCACAGTATCAGTAGCTCATAAGAACCTTCAGCAGTGCTTATAAGCTCCAGCATGAGCTCCATAGAATGTTTATGTCATATATCACAGGCATTAATGTCACTATATATCATATGTCACTATGTAACTTGTTCTAGAAATGATCTAGCAAAACATGTTTTCCTTGGTGAATTTCTGCAAAACGGCCACACTTTCAAGAGTATAATTCACATAGTTTTTTGGTCCCAATATTCAAACTTATACATTAAAGTAGCCAAATTTGTGTGCTATTTCTTTGTCACGACATAAATGGGCCACGACATACTATGCATGGGATTTAATGTCATATGTGaccggctgagcaaaaaccggctGTTTTCGCACATTCCATGAATTCCATATTTTTTGCATCTCTGTAGTCTATAGTAacaagagtggacagccaaagtttcagccttttatgatgaatgatCTTACCTGACAGTTAGAACAGTGATAACTCAGCAACGATAcggggaaataaattacaggtgcttagataatcgatcataactcacgactgaaacaagctacaaagatgggacTTAGCTCAATCCatgcaccatgaactggcaaatttGATCAAGGTATAGTCTTTCTCTGTACTCCTCCATGTTGacaagaagaaggccattccaactaagaaatggTGAGGGTGAACATTGTTtttaccacattgtaaataAACACCCTAACTTGCTTATCCTTTGCTGTGCGAACGCAAAACAaaaattttcttactctccataaacaggcaaacCCATTGGTATATGGTTTTCATTGATCTGAGCTTAATTCAGTGCGTACAAATGCGATTAAAGCATGCGTAAAAATTTCATGTAGCAtgtgtatttttacccagtgtatttcaatacagATTTATGACAAAATTgaaatttgcaaaaatggccagtttttgctcagcgggtcacatatatcataTGTCACAACTACATCCCTACATGGATGGTACTGTACTGCTAGGTATTGTTAAGTGGGAGGGGAGGCTATTGCCCTAAGTACTTCTTGCAGGATCCATCATTGTTTACTAAGGAActtgtacacatgtacacatgcagtgtCATGCAAGTATAACTTGAAGACAAAATGAAACATCGGTAAGTACATCCTTTCCACAGGCTTCTCTGGCTTAACCATGGCAATTGTATGTAACTACAAAAGAAAAGgtgatggagatactctaatagagtattcaatagctacaaacaatacaGTCTTTGCAACACCATGAGTTCAAATCTTGATtgattacataattatgcaaaaataGGATCTTTAAAATGAATGTTCAGTTTAATCTACGTGTACCTGCACACTCCAGAAAACTGATCTAAAATGCATGCCTGGCACAGAACTCTGTAATTTTTGAAGTTGAGTAATTGAATTCCTATAGCCTAAAACTATACAATGgtcaaaagtctgttcactgtgCTACTTGGAGAAGTTCAAATGAACACTGTAGTTAGCAGCTTACTAGTTACGAAGCGACGAACAGTGACTTGCATTTCCATGTTTCAAAGTGCTAAATTTCGATTATGGATTTAATCACGTGAaccatatatggcctgatagaaaatttaatggAGATGGAACAGAACTTGTCACGAGATGGCAAGAGCAACCACCatcgagttatggatcattACATATGTAAAGGGTCTACATGCTTCTTTAGCGAAGAGATACTTGCATGGATAGTTTTAGCCTCACCGTTTAGCATTAAGGTAAAATCCTAGGAATCATTTTAATAGAATGACA encodes the following:
- the LOC136259419 gene encoding vesicle-associated membrane protein-associated protein A-like; protein product: MLQPLDITNVDKSKHKFMVQSMYPPVGEVKLEEIWKSVKKDELMDSKLRCVFEEGSDDNSTIKPTDDVPVVQPSTPKQDDVMMSTIEDLSQTNAGNTPSASVTSTTAQDSDLNQLRMRRDDKVVPNHHRHQT